Proteins encoded together in one Tripterygium wilfordii isolate XIE 37 chromosome 14, ASM1340144v1, whole genome shotgun sequence window:
- the LOC120015461 gene encoding adenine/guanine permease AZG1: MVMESGAPRPRPLSRLNAFVAKSRVGKRFKLDERNSTFTTELRAGTATFLTMAYILAVNASILTDSGGPCSISDCVPLCSDTSVLVENCTGPDHRVIQPDSTCKFEPINPGYAKCLEKVRKDLIVATVASSLIGSFIMGTFANLPLALAPGMGTNAYFAYTVVGFHGSGQLSYENALAAVFIEGLIFLGISAIGVRTKLAKLIPKPVRISSSAGIGLFLAFIGLQNNQGLGLVGFSPSTLLTLAACPSSSRVSVAPVITSANGTVSLLPGGTASGDIYCLHGRMESPTFWLGIVGFVIIAYCLAKKIKGAMIYGIVFVTAVSWFRNTKVTAFPNTDSGNSAHEYFKKVVDVHVIESTAGALSFNSIGKAFFWESLITFLYVDVLDTTGTLSSMARFAGFTDENGDFEGQYFAFMSDASSIVVGSLLGTSPVTTFIESSTGIREGGRTGLTALTVSVYFFLSFFFTPLLASIPAWAVGPPLILVGVLMMRSVVEIDWDDMRQAIPAFVTLILTPLTYSIAYGLIGGIGTYIVLHLWDWGEDILVKWGYVKRSCEVNGTHALQDGTVKPNDLEV; the protein is encoded by the coding sequence ATGGTGATGGAGTCTGGAGCTCCAAGGCCGAGACCACTGAGTCGCCTCAACGCCTTCGTCGCAAAGAGCAGAGTAGGGAAGCGATTCAAACTCGACGAGCGGAACTCCACTTTCACCACCGAGTTACGTGCCGGCACCGCCACCTTCCTCACAATGGCATACATCCTGGCTGTTAACGCCTCCATCCTCACTGACTCTGGCGGCCCCTGCTCTATCTCTGACTGCGTCCCGCTCTGCTCCGATACCAGTGTCCTGGTCGAAAACTGTACCGGACCTGATCATAGAGTCATCCAACCCGACTCCACGTGCAAGTTCGAACCCATCAACCCCGGATATGCCAAGTGCCTTGAGAAGGTACGGAAAGATCTGATCGTCGCCACTGTTGCTTCTTCGTTAATTGGGAGTTTCATTATGGGGACATTCGCCAATTTGCCTTTGGCTTTGGCCCCGGGTATGGGAACAAACGCCTATTTCGCTTACACGGTGGTTGGGTTTCACGGGTCGGGTCAACTTTCATACGAGAACGCTTTAGCCGCCGTTTTTATCGAGGGATTGATCTTCTTAGGAATTTCCGCAATTGGGGTGCGAACGAAACTGGCCAAATTGATTCCCAAACCGGTACGAATCAGCTCTTCCGCTGGGATTGGACTCTTTCTCGCATTTATCGGTTTGCAGAATAATCAGGGACTCGGGTTAGTTGGGTTCAGCCCGTCAACACTACTCACTCTCGCTGCCTGCCCGAGTTCCTCCAGGGTATCGGTGGCTCCGGTTATTACTTCAGCAAACGGCACCGTCAGTTTGCTTCCCGGCGGTACCGCGTCCGGCGATATTTACTGCCTACATGGCCGAATGGAGAGCCCTACATTCTGGCTCGGAATTGTGGGTTTCGTGATCATTGCGTACTGTCTAGCGAAGAAAATCAAAGGCGCAATGATATACGGAATCGTTTTCGTCACCGCCGTGTCGTGGTTCCGTAACACGAAAGTGACGGCGTTTCCTAATACCGATTCCGGTAACTCGGCTCACGAGTACTTCAAGAAGGTAGTTGATGTACACGTCATCGAAAGTACAGCTGGCGCACTCAGTTTTAATAGTATAGGTAAAGCTTTCTTTTGGGAGTCCCTGATAACCTTCTTATACGTCGACGTATTGGACACGACTGGCACATTGTCTTCCATGGCCCGCTTCGCCGGTTTCACCGATGAGAACGGCGATTTCGAGGGCCAGTATTTCGCATTCATGTCCGACGCCTCGTCGATCGTGGTGGGGTCCTTACTTGGCACGTCACCCGTAACGACGTTTATCGAGTCCTCTACGGGAAtaagggagggagggaggacTGGGCTGACGGCGTTAACCGTCTCAGTGTATTTTTTCTTGTCGTTCTTCTTCACGCCGTTATTAGCGTCAATTCCAGCGTGGGCGGTGGGCCCGCCGCTGATCCTGGTTGGAGTGTTGATGATGAGATCAGTGGTGGAGATTGACTGGGACGATATGAGGCAGGCGATCCCGGCTTTTGTGACGTTGATTCTAACGCCTCTGACGTATTCAATTGCTTATGGTTTGATAGGTGGCATTGGGACCTATATAGTGTTGCATTTATGGGATTGGGGTgaggacattttggtaaaatgGGGTTATGTAAAGAGAAGTTGTGAGGTCAATGGTACACATGCCCTACAAGATGGGACTGTTAAACCAAATGACCTTGAAGTATAG